The sequence below is a genomic window from Lodderomyces elongisporus chromosome 2, complete sequence.
ATAACAACGCATCATTGAGTCAAGGATGGTTAGTATACTACCAGGCCACAATACTTCAGGTCATGGCACCACCAAGAACAAATTTATTTCCCCTACGATTCGATTAGGAGAATCCGCAATCGATGAGTTGACAAAGTTTCATTCGGACTCTTCATcgttttcttccttttcggCCTCCGCCTCTGTGTCCGCTTCCAACTCAGCAGCAAGAATAGGCGAATCAGCATCCTCCTTGATGAGAAGGTTTATGCAACCTGTGGGCTTGGAAGTGAAGGAAGCCAATTACAAAGTTGGAATTCCTGATTTTGCTACTTTGTCGCCCTTGACGCTAGGAGCAAAGTTGATCTCCAACATCAGCAAAATTGACTCTAGTATACCACACGATATTTTTGCTTCAGAGAACATGATCAAAAATGAAACTAATCTCGacaattattattttgacTATGAAAACGGACTCAATGATTTCTCGAGGTTTGAAAAAGTGCAACAGTATGATTTACCAGATACCTTTTTTGAGGAATACAACAAAACAGAGTGTATTACGAAAATTGGGTTGCTTCCTGAAATCGATCGAAGTTGGATCTCAGTCGACAATAAATTGATCTTGTGGAATTACAAAATTCCCCAATCGTCATTCAACAAGTCTGCACAGTTTCTCACACTAGACCAAATCGAAAGCACAGTGCTTGCGATAAAATTGGTCAAGCCAAAGGATGGCATATTTCTCAAGGAGATTAACCATCTTTTGATTGTTGCAACCGTGACTAGCATACAAATATTCTTGGTCAAATATGGCAAGGAACACAACAATTTGGAAGTGTTCAATCCAGACTTGTCTGTCTCCGTGCAGGGATTAACAGTAAATAATATTATAGCTCACCCAAAAACACAGGATATCTACTTTACCGGAGAAGGAAGCGGAACCAATATTTGGAGGTTGGAATATTCAAATAAATCATCTTTTACCAAAAACAGGTGTGACAAAGTTTGCTTAACGAAAGGTACTTTTTCAAGCGTTTTACCTAGCAGTTTCCTGAGCTTTGGTTTTGCTAGTAACACTAATACTACTCCACGAACATCGGGTACTTTTTCAGCTTCTTCTGCATCTTCCTCCGCAtctgcttctgctgctgccgGCGCCGCCGCAGCCAACATTCCAGAGACTATTTCTCAACTTGAAATTGACTCTGGTCGCGACATTTTGTACTCATTGTCAAATAAATCAGTTATTAGAGTCTACAAGCTAATACCACGACAGGATAGCTTAAATGAAGGAAGCACTTTGACTCCAACTCAGATCTTCAAATCCGCATCATCTGTATTTGTTGACCCAAGCagtttcaaagtttttgaaaggtTCAAGATCATTAACATTCATGCCATCTCCTCGCATGAATCCTCTGTTATTCAATTGATAGCAGTTACAAGTAATGGTACTAGAATTTTACTCAAATTGGGGTCAACTTCATCATTCACTTCTTTGCTCTCGTCAGCCATAACCTCTTCGGCTGCGTTGAAGCTAAATCTCGTCAATATTAGGTTTCCACCAACCAGAGAAATTCCTGAGATTAACAATGAACTTGACTCTTTTACAAGAGATAGGCAATACATTTCACAAATTATAGCTAACCAACAAAAGTCGCAACTCTTAAAGAACACCAAAATTGCCAAAATGATCAGTCCTGGAGTGTTCATATGTGTTAAAAAGACCAAGAGATCTGACAAATTGTTTATTGCCACCACAAACTTTGGGTACCTCAAGAAAAACGGCAAGTTGGTTGAAGATGCAGAATTTATCAAATACACCACGAGCGAGAGTTCAccatatacatacattcAAGGAATTGTTCAACTCAATGATTCTATGAATGCTACGAATACGCCTAATGGGTATGCAAACATTGCAGCAAGTCAGTATACAAAGGAACCATTGAGAATTGCAATCTTGACCAACTTTGGAATCATGGTTTATCAATACAGAACACCAGACCAAATATTGAGACCCCTCAAAGATGAAGTTGTGGAAAATTTTATGGAGGAAAACGGATACGAAGAAACATGTTCAACGTTGTTGTATCTTGCTTGCTCATACGGTCAGCACGATGAAAATGACTtgtttgaaagaaaagcacAAGTCTTGTTCTCGACTTGTGGAAACAATGCTCGATTGGGCAATCTCGCTCTGCGATCATCAACTTCGGCGGCTTTGATTCCAcaccatcaacaattttCACAAAGCAGTATCACTGCCGCAGCTGGTGCTGCAgctggtagtggtggtgctgcTAATGGTGCTTCTGCTTCCAATAATAGTCAACCAACTGTTGAGCAAGTTGTATTGAGTGACAGGTTCTATGGTACTTGTTTACTAATTTCAAGATTCCTCAAGGATATTTGGAACCAAAAAGTGTTTACACCGGTGCCGACCCTCAAATTGGCCATAAGCGGTGATGTTGAAGTAGCAAGTATTGGAGAAAGCAAAGTAATTATACAGAGTGTAAGCATCGACAAAAAGGTGATTGAATATTTCATTGGAACGATTGTTGTTctaattgatttttttcaaaaaaatggaaacaaCATACAAGGTTTGAATGCTCCAAATTTCAGTTCAGACCCATTGCAGTATGAGAATGAAGTTTGCGTTAGAGCTGAAAATATTGCATTCACTTCCATTTTGAAGTCTTTAAAGTCGATGAAAGAGGCATTTTCATTCcttttggtgttggtggagGAATACGAAACAAAATCTAAAAGCACCGGTTTTGGTGAAATCTTGGAGCTTCTCTCTTTGCAAGACCAAACAaatcttttggttttgagGTTTAAAGACATTCTCTTGCCAAGTAGAGAAGTGAGATCGTTGATCAAGAGCCTCACATCTGCACTCATCAACCAGAGCATTTCCAAAGGCTTTTCTATTGATCTGATTGCCACGTCTTTACAGCAAAGATGCGGATCTTTTTGTTCGACCAATGATGTTTTCACTTATAAAGCCACAGAGTATCTAATGAAGGCAAAGGAAACTGGATCTCGAGATGTTGACTTTAAATTGAaatgtttgaaaaatgcAGTGTTGCTTTTTGAAGAAGCTTACGATACACTATCAGTGGACACGATTGAGAAAACTGTTGATTTGATGACCGATTTGGAATTTTACCTGGGTGCCATCAACATGTTGTTAAATATCGCCTTGAAAGTTAACAATGCGTCCAAGATTCAGCTTAGCTCGATTAACCAAATCAGCGACCAATCATTTAATAGTAGtttgcaaaatgaaaactcTGCCAAAGTGAACAAGATCTACCAAATTATCTTTAGTATTTTGGTCAAAGTGGATTTCAAAGCACTTAAAATTTCGGAAACAAACAACCAGCTTTTGATTAATGAGTTTTTGGAAGTAAGAGAATTGGCATACAATACATGTTTTGCATCAAAAAGTAAGgattttcatttccttttttacGAGTGGTTTATCGAACAAGGTTTGAGCGAGCGTTTACTAGATGTGAATACcgttttcattttgccATTTTTGGAGTTAAAAGCTGAAAATAATATTGGTTTGACTAATGTACTTTGGCTCTATCATGCGAAGCGCGATAATTATTTTGAGGCTGCAAAAATTTTGTATGCCCTTTCCATTTCCCAATTTGATCTCAGTTTGGACAAGAGAATTGAGTACTTGTCTCGTGCCAATGGGTTCTGTAATTGCGTTTGTCCGCCAGATACCAGGCAAAAGATGGTGCAACTATCATTAACAATTCAGGAACTATTCGAAGTAGCTGATATTCAATTAGCAATTTTGAGGAAGGTCGAGAGCGATGCTAGAATCAATGCAGAGAATCGTAAAATAGCTGTTGAAGCATTGAGCAACAAGATTTTGTCTATTAGCGATTTGTTTAACAGTTATGTTGATCCCTTGGGGTATTATGAGCTTTCGTTATTGATTTTCAAAGTTTCTGATTATCAAAACGTGGATgatattttgaaaagatgGAGTCTTTTGTTTGAGCGTATATTTAGACTCTCGAAGTCGTCGAAAGAGCCATTCTACATCTTGCTCGATGAAGAGATGGCCTTGTTTGGACCAAAATTGTCCGATAATgatattgtttttcctgTGGATGAGCTTGTCAAATTAATCAGTAAGACACTTCACGAGGCCATTGACGAGAATTCTGTGGTGGAAACACCTCCAAAAGGATACTTGGTTGATTTATTTGTCAAATGCGGCGTTCCATATGAGAAATTGTACTACAGCATGAGGGGTTTAATTGAAAATGGTGGAGGGTTTGAAGTGTTTACCGGCTTTACAAAATATCTcaaggaaaatgaaatggcgtttcttttgaaaaaatggTACGCTACAGACAAGAGGCTTAAAGAGTTGATTTCAGCCGACCAAATTGTAAATTTTGGTGATGTATACTCCCTCGAGATGGACCCTGTAAGAAAATCAAACTACGTGTAGCTTTAGAATATGTttaattaaataaatagtctaaagaagaaaaaaaaaatttaaaacaaACAGAATAAATAATATTTGGTTCGAATAACAGTCGATCAATGCTTTATAAATGtatacgtatatatatatagatagatagatataCAATTAATTCATTAATTAATTCGTCAAATTGGTCAAATTGTGAAGACCCATGCACCCTAATTAAGCTGATAaaatttattcttttgcaCATCAAATCGttccttttcaaaaaatctTGAAGGCCGCAAGTGACTATCAGAAAAACTTTGTCGGTGGGCACTTATAGAAGTCAatttttctcctttgtGTAGTAGGATTCCATCAATAACCAACCGCACGGCGTTGGGCTCGGCACCTCGCGGCATAACTATGTCTGcaaattcttttgttgGAACAATATAGTCACTCATTTCAATTCTGGCGCCAAGCAAATAAGTGTTGATGACTTCTTCAAGTGTGTTTGATTTTGTCCCCAAAACATCCCTCTTGATCCATCTGATCAACCTTGTATCGGCATCACTGTCAATGAAAACCTTGATTTGAGCCATATCTCGCAACTCTTTGTCGTATAAAGCATATAGTCCATGGACAATTATAATCTGCTGTGGTTgcgatgacgatgaagatgaagatgaagatgatgaacaTGCTGATGCGGTGGCAAGAGAAGTAGAGCCAAAAGTAGAGCCAGAAGTAGAGCCAGAAGTAGATGCAGCTTTAGATGGTGAAGATGACAATGGCATCGGCGGCTCCTTCGCCTTTTTAATGCACTCGTTAAGATCtatctttaatttttgaaagTTGAACCTGGATGGCTTGAGGATAGGGTAATTATGCTCATCCTCGACATCATTGCCGTCTTTTCCCTTACCGCGCTTGCTAACTGTTATAGCCGTCGATTTTGAACTGATGAATTGAGAAGTATCTATAGATGATCCAGCTTGGTCGGCATATTCTGACATGTCTACTATACGCACCTCGGCAGAGCCCTCGGGTAGGACGGACAAAAGCTCATCTTTAATGGCTCTTGCTGTAGTACTCTTGCCAGCGGCATGGCCCCCTCCCAATAACACAATCACTGGCTGGTATCCTCCGGTGTGCATTATGGGTACTGTGTAATACTGTGTAATACTGTGTAATACTGTGTAATACTGTGTAATACTGTGTGGGTACTGTGTAATACTGTGTGGGTACTGTGTGGGCACTGTGTGGATGGGTTTCGAAAGAAGGCGGATACCTTGGCTGCGAATCTAggggtaaaaaaaaatttaaagtaCGCACAGGAAAGCTCTTCTGAGGTTTTTCTGAGGCTCTTCGCAAGGCTCTTCGCGAGGCCTTTGTCAGGGCAAGGTTCTTTCTTAGCATCCAAGTGGTTAACATTACAactcatctttttttcttttttagttACATTCCCATTGAAACTGCTCCCTGCCATTTACCAGCACTATATCTTCTCCGTCTACACAAATTTAGcgcacacacatacacatatgGACGAATTTGATAGGGATCTTGACAATGAGTTGGAGTTTAGTCACAAGTCGACGAAAGGTGTTAAAGTTCACCGTACTTTTGAAAGTATGAGGTTAAAGCCCGAGTTGTTGAAAGGAATATATGCATATGGGTTTGAAGCTCCATCGGCAATTCAATCAAGAGCAATTATGCAAATCATTAGTGGGCGTGATACCATTGCACAAGCCCAGTCGGGAACAGGAAAGACTGCCACATTCTCCATTGGGATGCTTGAAGTGTTGGATTCCAAGTCCAAGGAGTGTCAGGCTTTGGTTTTGTCGCCGACTAGAGAATTGGCAACACAGATTCAGAATGTGATCAAGCATCTTGGAGACTATATGAATATTCAGACATATGCGTGTATAGGAGGCAAGAATGTTGGTACAGATATCAAGAGGCTACAACAAGGACAGCAAATTGTGAGTGGTACTCCCGGTAGAGTTCTCGATGTCATCAAGAGACGTAATTTGTCCACGCGTCATATCAAGATGCTTATCCTTGATGAAGCCGATGAATTATTTACAAAGGGGTTCAAAGAGCAGATATAtgaaatatataaacaCTTGCCACCTGGAGTGCAAGTAGTTGTGGTTAGTGCCACTTTAACGCACGAGGTGTTGGAGATGACTGGCAAATTTACTACCGATCCTGTAAAGATTTTGGTCAAGAGGGAAGAAGTGTCGCTTTCAGGGATTAAGCAGTACTATATCCAATGTGAGAAGGAGGATTGGAAATTCGATACCTTGTGCGATCTATATGACAATTTAACAATTACACAAGCAGTGATTTTCTGCAACACTAAAATCAAAGTCAACTGGTTGACTGACCAGATGCGAAAACAGAATTTCACTGTGGTGGCTATGCATGGGGATATGAAACAGGAAGAGCGAGACGCAATAATGAATGACTTTAGATCAGGGAACTCTAGAGTGTTGATTTCAACAGATGTTTGGGCACGAGGAATCGATGTGCAACAAATATCGCTTGTGATCAACTATGA
It includes:
- a CDS encoding uncharacterized protein (BUSCO:EOG092606UX) is translated as MVSILPGHNTSGHGTTKNKFISPTIRLGESAIDELTKFHSDSSSFSSFSASASVSASNSAARIGESASSLMRRFMQPVGLEVKEANYKVGIPDFATLSPLTLGAKLISNISKIDSSIPHDIFASENMIKNETNLDNYYFDYENGLNDFSRFEKVQQYDLPDTFFEEYNKTECITKIGLLPEIDRSWISVDNKLILWNYKIPQSSFNKSAQFLTLDQIESTVLAIKLVKPKDGIFLKEINHLLIVATVTSIQIFLVKYGKEHNNLEVFNPDLSVSVQGLTVNNIIAHPKTQDIYFTGEGSGTNIWRLEYSNKSSFTKNRCDKVCLTKGTFSSVLPSSFSSFGFASNTNTTPRTSGTFSASSASSSASASAAAGAAAANIPETISQLEIDSGRDILYSLSNKSVIRVYKLIPRQDSLNEGSTLTPTQIFKSASSVFVDPSSFKVFERFKIINIHAISSHESSVIQLIAVTSNGTRILLKLGSTSSFTSLLSSAITSSAALKLNLVNIRFPPTREIPEINNELDSFTRDRQYISQIIANQQKSQLLKNTKIAKMISPGVFICVKKTKRSDKLFIATTNFGYLKKNGKLVEDAEFIKYTTSESSPYTYIQGIVQLNDSMNATNTPNGYANIAASQYTKEPLRIAILTNFGIMVYQYRTPDQILRPLKDEVVENFMEENGYEETCSTLLYLACSYGQHDENDLFERKAQVLFSTCGNNARLGNLASRSSTSAALIPHHQQFSQSSITAAAGAAAGSGGAANGASASNNSQPTVEQVVLSDRFYGTCLLISRFLKDIWNQKVFTPVPTLKLAISGDVEVASIGESKVIIQSVSIDKKVIEYFIGTIVVLIDFFQKNGNNIQGLNAPNFSSDPLQYENEVCVRAENIAFTSILKSLKSMKEAFSFLLVLVEEYETKSKSTGFGEILELLSLQDQTNLLVLRFKDILLPSREVRSLIKSLTSALINQSISKGFSIDSIATSLQQRCGSFCSTNDVFTYKATEYLMKAKETGSRDVDFKLKCLKNAVLLFEEAYDTLSVDTIEKTVDLMTDLEFYSGAINMLLNIALKVNNASKIQLSSINQISDQSFNSSLQNENSAKVNKIYQIIFSILVKVDFKALKISETNNQLLINEFLEVRELAYNTCFASKSKDFHFLFYEWFIEQGLSERLLDVNTVFILPFLELKAENNIGLTNVLWLYHAKRDNYFEAAKILYALSISQFDLSLDKRIEYLSRANGFCNCVCPPDTRQKMVQLSLTIQELFEVADIQLAILRKVESDARINAENRKIAVEALSNKILSISDLFNSYVDPLGYYELSLLIFKVSDYQNVDDILKRWSLLFERIFRLSKSSKEPFYILLDEEMALFGPKLSDNDIVFPVDELVKLISKTLHEAIDENSVVETPPKGYLVDLFVKCGVPYEKLYYSMRGLIENGGGFEVFTGFTKYLKENEMAFLLKKWYATDKRLKELISADQIVNFGDVYSLEMDPVRKSNYV
- the FAL1 gene encoding RNA helicase; the protein is MDEFDRDLDNELEFSHKSTKGVKVHRTFESMRLKPELLKGIYAYGFEAPSAIQSRAIMQIISGRDTIAQAQSGTGKTATFSIGMLEVLDSKSKECQALVLSPTRELATQIQNVIKHLGDYMNIQTYACIGGKNVGTDIKRLQQGQQIVSGTPGRVLDVIKRRNLSTRHIKMLILDEADELFTKGFKEQIYEIYKHLPPGVQVVVVSATLTHEVLEMTGKFTTDPVKILVKREEVSLSGIKQYYIQCEKEDWKFDTLCDLYDNLTITQAVIFCNTKIKVNWLTDQMRKQNFTVVAMHGDMKQEERDAIMNDFRSGNSRVLISTDVWARGIDVQQISLVINYDLPLDKENYIHRIGRSGRFGRKGTAINLLTKSDTIELKALEKYYSTKIKEMPSNVNDVM